In the genome of Spea bombifrons isolate aSpeBom1 chromosome 11, aSpeBom1.2.pri, whole genome shotgun sequence, one region contains:
- the ANXA11 gene encoding annexin A11: protein MNYPGYPPMSGFPPVPTGNNPWGAPGNPPPIGLDVAGFAQQFNAQQFTPGPTFPAGFGGMNPQQGMYPPGGSGGYPPGGSGGYPPGGSGGYPPGGSGGYPPVGGGYGAPQQPGQPQGTPYGMYPPPGGGQQQGMPGYNPGYPGAPLPGQPMPTPGQPPMPTPGQPPMPMPGQPPMNYPGQQPMPNYPPGQAVNPSMPSYPTPGAPPSGMPTIPPVMVGKRGTIVDAPNFDPLRDAEVLRKAMKGFGTDEQAIIECLGSRSSKQRQQISLSFKTAYGKDLIKDLKSELSGNFEKTILAMMKPPCLYDVHEINDAIKGAGTDEECLIEILASRTNAEIQEINRLFKTEFKKTLEQAIKSDTSGHFQRLLISLSQGNRDESTNVDMSLVQRDVQELYAAGENRLGTDESKFNAILCSRSRTHLHAVFSEYQRICKRDLEKSICREMSGDLERGMLAVVKCLKNTPAFFAERLHKAMKGAGTKDKTLIRIMVSRSEVDLLDIRLEYKRLYGKSLYTDITGDTSGDYRKTLLKLCGGND, encoded by the exons ATGAATTATCCAGGATATCCCCCGATGAGCGGCTTCCCCCCTGTTCCGACCG GTAATAACCCGTGGGGGGCTCCAGGGAACCCACCGCCAATTGGCCTGGACGTGGCGGGCTTCGCCCAGCAGTTCAACGCCCAGCAGTTCACG CCTGGGCCAACTTTCCCGGCTGGATTCGGAGGGATGAACCCGCAACAAGGAATGTATCCACCAGGTGGCAGTGGTGGGTATCCACCGGGTGGCAGTGGTGGGTATCCACCCGGTGGCAGTGGTGGGTATCCACCGGGTGGCAGTGGTGGGTATCCACCTGTCGGGGGTGGATATGGAGCCCCACAACAGCCTGGGCAGCCTCAAGGCACTCCCTACGGAATGTACCCTCCTCCAGGTGGAGGCCAACAACAAGGAATGCCGGGATATAACCCTGGATACCCAGGAGCCCCACTACCAGGTCAACCCATGCCGACTCCTGGTCAACCACCCATGCCGACTCCTGGTCAACCACCCATGCCAATGCCTGGACAGCCTCCGATGAACTATCCAGGCCAGCAACCCATGCCAAACTATCCTCCAGGCCAAGCAGTGAACCCTTCCATGCCATCCTACCCAACTCCAGGGGCACCGCCTTCAGGGATGCCTACCATTCCTCCAGTGATG GTTGGCAAAAGGGGTACGATTGTAGATGCGCCAAACTTTGATCCACTAAGAGACGCGGAAGTACTGAGGAAAGCGATGAAAGGATTTg GAACGGATGAACAAGCTATTATCGAATGTCTGGGCAGCCGCTCCAGCAAACAGAGGCAACAAATCAGCCTGTCCTTCAAAACCGCCTATGGAAAG GACTTAATCAAGGATTTAAAGTCTGAACTGTCCGGAAACTTTGAGAAGACAATCCTTGCGATGATGAAACCACCATGTTTATACGATGTTCATGAAATCAATGACGCCATTAAG GGAGCTGGCACAGATGAAGAATGTCTCATTGAGATCTTGGCCTCTCGAACCAACGcagaaatacaagaaataaaccGATTGTTCAAAACAG AGTTTAAGAAGACCTTGGAGCAAGCGATTAAGAGCGATACCTCTGGACACTTCCAAAGGCTGTTGATTTCTCTGTCTCAG GGAAACCGGGATGAGAGCACCAACGTGGACATGAGCCTCGTTCAACGTGATGTACAG GAGCTGTACGCGGCTGGAGAAAACCGCCTGGGGACAGATGAATCCAAATTCAACGCCATTCTGTGCTCCCGCAGCAGGACCCATCTTCATGCAG tGTTTTCTGAATACCAGAGAATTTGCAAACGGGACCTCGAGAAAAGCATCTGTCGGGAAATGTCCGGCGACTTGGAGAGAGGAATGCTTGCCGTGG taAAGTGCCTTAAAAACACTCCCGCGTTCTTCGCCGAGCGTCTCCACAAAGCAATGAAG GGCGCCGGGACAAAAGACAAGACTCTTATCCGCATCATGGTGTCCCGCAGTGAGGTGGACCTGCTGGACATCCGCTTGGAGTACAAGAGGCTCTATGGCAAATCCCTGTACACGGACATCACG GGGGACACGTCCGGAGACTACAGGAAAACTCTGCTGAAGCTCTGTGGAGGAAATGACTAA